One genomic region from Zalophus californianus isolate mZalCal1 chromosome 2, mZalCal1.pri.v2, whole genome shotgun sequence encodes:
- the RNF4 gene encoding E3 ubiquitin-protein ligase RNF4 isoform X2, whose protein sequence is MSTRKRRGGTVNSRQAQKRTREAASTPEMALEAEPIELVESAGDEIVDLTCESLEPVVVDLTHNDSVVIVDERRRPRRNARRPRQDHADSCVVSSDDEELSRDRDVYVTTHTPRNTREEAATGLRPSGTVSCPICMDGYSEIVQNGRLIVSTECGHVFCSQCLRDSLKNANTCPTCRKKINHKRYHPIYI, encoded by the exons ATGAGTACT AGAAAGCGCCGTGGTGGCACAGTAAATTCTAGACAAGCCCAGAAGCGAACTCGGGAAGCAGCCTCCACTCCTGAGATGGCCTTGGAAGCAGAACCCATAGAACTTGTGGAAAGTG ctgGAGATGAAATAGTGGATCTCACCTGTGAATCGTTAGAGCCTGTGGTCGTTGACCTGACTCACAATGACTCTGTCGTG attgttgaCG AAAGGAGGCGCCCAAGGAGAAACGCAAGGCGGCCACGTCAGGACCACGCCGATAGCTGTGTGGTGAGCAGTGATGACGAGGAGCTATCCAGGGACAGAGACGTGTACGTGACCACCCATACTCCCCGAAACACCAGGGAGGAGGCAGCCACGGGACTCAG GCCCTCTGGTACTGTCAGTTGTCCGATCTGCATGGACGGGTACTCTGAG ATTGTACAGAATGGACGTCTCATTGTTTCTACAGAATGTGGCCACGTCTTTTGTAGCCAATGCCTCCGTGACTCCCTCAAGAATGCTAACACTTGCCCAACTTGCAGGAAAAAGATCAACCACAAACGATACCACCCCATTTATATATGA
- the RNF4 gene encoding E3 ubiquitin-protein ligase RNF4 isoform X1, whose translation MSTRKRRGGTVNSRQAQKRTREAASTPEMALEAEPIELVESAGDEIVDLTCESLEPVVVDLTHNDSVVIVDERRRPRRNARRPRQDHADSCVVSSDDEELSRDRDVYVTTHTPRNTREEAATGLRPSGTVSCPICMDGYSEPQQKLLVLPVAPEPSGTAPDLRRPVGSGVWGPSNPLGPLLPGECLLPLLAASETLLVLA comes from the exons ATGAGTACT AGAAAGCGCCGTGGTGGCACAGTAAATTCTAGACAAGCCCAGAAGCGAACTCGGGAAGCAGCCTCCACTCCTGAGATGGCCTTGGAAGCAGAACCCATAGAACTTGTGGAAAGTG ctgGAGATGAAATAGTGGATCTCACCTGTGAATCGTTAGAGCCTGTGGTCGTTGACCTGACTCACAATGACTCTGTCGTG attgttgaCG AAAGGAGGCGCCCAAGGAGAAACGCAAGGCGGCCACGTCAGGACCACGCCGATAGCTGTGTGGTGAGCAGTGATGACGAGGAGCTATCCAGGGACAGAGACGTGTACGTGACCACCCATACTCCCCGAAACACCAGGGAGGAGGCAGCCACGGGACTCAG GCCCTCTGGTACTGTCAGTTGTCCGATCTGCATGGACGGGTACTCTGAG CCTCAGCAGAAGCTACTAGTGCTTCCTGTGGCCCCTGAGCCATCCGGCACTGCCCCGGACCTCCGTAGGCCTGTGGGTTCAGGCGTCTGGGGTCCCTCCAACCCTCTTGGGCCGCTGCTGCCAGGAGAGTGTCTCTTGCCTCTGCTTGCGGCTTCAGAGACCCTGCTTGTACTTGCCTGA